DNA sequence from the Candidatus Fluviicola riflensis genome:
ACCATAAAACCGGTAAAAAGAGTACCCTGATTCAGCTTTTTGAGGAAAAATACAAAGACGAGTTTGTGCGCAAAATAGAACAGTACAATACGAGCAATCTTTATACAAAATATAAATCGTTGTCTGACGAAGAGCGCACCAATCCTGCATTGATTGAAGCCATGCGTCATTACGATTACACGGTTAATATCACTTGGGTAATGGCGCATTACCACGCTGCCGAAAAATATTTGCGTTCGGATGGTAACACTACCGAAGCAACCGGTGGAAGTGACTGGAGAAAATACATGTTGCCAAAGTATCAACGCCGCATTTTCTTCCCAAGTGTTTGGAGCGAAGAAGAATTGGCGCATTGGGGAGTTGCAGAAAGCCCGAATTTATAGCTGAAAATGAAACAAGGGGATACTATTCGCGTTACCAAGCAATTCTCCTTTGATATGGCGCATGCGCTGGAAGGTTATGACGGACCGTGTAAAAATATTCACGGCCACACTTATCGCCTGGCTGTTACCGTTTCGGGAAAATTAATCAACGATCCTTCACATCCGAAAAACGGAATGGTGATTGATTTCACCGACTTCAAATCCATTGTGCAAAAACAAGTCGTGAAGGTTTTTGATCATTCGCTGGTATTGCAACGATGTTCAGTTTTTGCTCAATTGCTGCATCAACAAATAAAGGAAAACAATATTCTGCTTACTGATTATCAGCCGAGTTGTGAAAATCTGGTCATCGATTGTAAAAACAGGATTATTTCACATTTGCCGGAAGAAATCACATTGGAATCCGTTCGATTGGATGAAACGCCTACTTCTTATGCGGAATGGTTCCGAACAGACAATCTGTGACCGGAACAAACCATCATGAAAACCGGGAAATTTCGAGGCATGAAAAAAAACGGGAATGTTATCCGCTATTAAAACCAAACAGTAAGGTTCGTAATCAATAAAGCGCTGGTATTCGTTTCCTGATCATCCTCACCAATAAACATCTTCCTGTCAGAATAAAACGATCTTCCTTCAAGCCTGAAAAGCGCATTGTTACCAATTTTCACATTCATACACAGTCCGGCACCAGCACAGTCAAATCCATTTACTGTTGTAATCGGAGCAACCAATACAGCGTTCATGTCGTTGAAATATTCCAATCTGCCCGACAAGGAAATCGTTTTGTTGAACTGCCAGTTTCCGATCACATTTCCTTGCCACCAATAGGGCTGAGAACGAACACCAAGTGTATCCTTTTTGTCCTGTAAACCGATATACGCGCAAGAAGTCAATGAGAATCGTTTCCCGGAATTATAAATCACGTACACATCGGTGAAATACCGCGTTTTGTAATCGGGGGTTTGAACGGAATATTCGTCTCCGATATAGGTGTCCCAATTGATGAGCAGCTTATCATTTGGTCGATACTCCAGTTGCGTTCCCATCGAAAGTGGGTTGTTGACATCATTGATCACCTGCCAGCCGTTGATCAGGTAAGCATACGCTTTTAGTTTTTTTCCGATGGGCGAACTGAGTTTGACTCCGGCCAAATAATAGGGCGTATACTCCGAAGAGAGTGATCGTGTGTACATCAGGTGATCTTTTGAAATGGCCGTTTCATTGGTATATGGTGATCCGAAAATACCGGCATCCACCCATATATCACGTTTTTTCGATAAGCGCACACCTACATTTGCTTCAATCAGATTCTTCAGCGATCCCTTTTCGTTGGCATAATTGGAATTGATATACGTTCCGAAACCCGGTACCAATCTTCCTCGCACGCGCTCGTTGATGTACTGCACTTCAATATAGGCCAGATTGATATTGATTTCATTATGACGCGGTGAAGAAACGCAATACGCACGATCTGATGTAGCAGGTTGATTAAAATCGAAACCATAATAGGTGTCAATTAACCCTCCGATCTTTACTTTTCCTGTTTCGAGCGAATCATAACGATCCGTCATTCCCGTATTGACCACCTGAGAAAATACAACAGAAGGAATCAATACCAGAAGCAACAACAGTTTCATCATATTCGGGATTATTGCTGCGAAGTTAATTAATTAACGTGATTGCAGGATAAGTCGAATAGGAAGTAACACTAGTATTCTAAAACAATTTAATCGGCCTTTACTTTAGAAAAAGCCGATTAAATCATTGTTTAGCATTCTTAAAACGATCCTCTGAGCGTCACAATAAAATTACGCCCGGGAGCACTGATATTTGATGCAAACTGGCGGTAATTCAAATCCAGGATGTTCTCACAGGCTACCTGCATTGAAACAAATTTGTTGAATTGATAACCTACCCGGGCATTCAGTGTGTACCAGGCAGGTGTTCCTTGCGGAGTTGCAAAAGAGATATTGTCTTCACCTACGAGGTTGTAATCTTTCAACCGTTTCCAGCCACTGTACTGCACAAACACCTCACCTCTGAACTTTTTCACGCTCAGGTTCAATCCCGTTCTTCCGAATACCGGCGGAATGTGATCTAACGGATAATCAGTGGTATCAGTTTTGATCCGTCCATATGTATAATTGATGGTTGAAGTAATGGAAAGCTGATCGGTAATGTTCCCGCGAACTCCGGCCTCAAAACCATAAATATATGCTTCGGCGGCATTGGTTGAAGTTGTTACCCGGCTCAATTGACCGTTGTACATAATCGAATCGCTTCCTTCAAACGTTGATGGTTGTACGGTAATCGCATTCTTCAGCAAGGTGTAATATCCATTCAAGGATACGGTAACTTTTTTGTTGAATGTTTTCGCCACTCCGATTTCAGCGTTGTAGGTGTATTCCGGTTTTAAATCAGGATTCGGAACGATCACATTTCCTTGAACAGATTCAAAGACTTTTGTCAAATCATCAACGTTCGGGGCACGAAATCCGGTGCTTCCCAACAATGTAAACCGGAAATCGCGGCCCGGAAGGTAAATCAATCCCAAATTCCCATTTAGCGCTGTATTGCTTTGTTTCACAGCATCAAACAGAAAGGGAAAATAGGTTTTGTCATCGAATTCGGCTTCGAGCATAACGTTACTTACGCGAATTCCGTCGTTCAGGATCCATTTATCTGAAATTTCCCAAGTATGTGTTGCGTATGCAGCTATGGAACGCATGATTGAGCCGCCGTCAGGATAACGTGTATCCAATGCACCCGTTGTATCTGCACCGATATCTTCCAAAAAGGCGGTAGAATTAACACTGTTGTTTGCCACCTCGATACCGTAACGGAATTCCTGTTTTCCAATCATTTTTTCAGCATCTACATTCACCGAAATTATATCGAGTTTTTCAATGCGGTTATTGCGGATGTTTTTCTTAAACCGGCGATCAATCCTGCTTTCTTCTATATTCTGGTAAGCCGCAGTAATTCGTACCTGATCGTAAAAACGATTTTTGTTTGTCAACTGCAGATTGTAAGCAGTTAATAACCGTTTTTGCGGACCGTAATACCATTCAGCGAACTTCGGGCTGCCACCTGACGTTTCTGTAAGCCGGTCGTAACGAGGAACGTCAGAAGAAGTGGAATATTGAAAATTGAGGCTGTGCTGTACTTTATCCGATTGTTTGAACAAGAATTTCTGCATCACATCGATTTGCGTATAGCCCGAACCAACCTGTAAATTGGTGTCTTTATTCACGATAGCCGAATCGATTCCATTGATCCGCTCAACATAAAAAGTACGCGCACCAAACGAAGGATAAAACGGGTTGCGGTTTGCACCTTGTTTCAAATCGTCGAATTTGGAATAGGTAAAAGACGTCAGGGAACCAAAGCGGCGTTTCCCAACGGACACATCAACATGGCCGGTATAACCGTTTGCTGCAGATTGGTAACGGGTAAAGGCATTGGCTTTTACCAGTAGTTTGTCATTGGAAGAAAGCAACGGATTTTTGGTGTAAAAATGCATCACACCTCCCAATGCGTCTGAACCATAAATGACAGAACCTGCGCCAAACAAGATTTCAACTTTGTCAAACGATGCGTTGTCAAGAGTTACAATGTTTTGCAGGTGTCCTCCGCGATAAATAGCATTGTTCATGCGTACACCGTCTATCACCATCAACACTTTATTGGTTTCAAAACCGCGAATGACCGGCGATCCGCCACCCAACTGACTTTTTTGCACGAACACATTTCCCTGGTTCGACATCACATCGGCAGTTGATGATTGATTCACGTGGGCCAGCTCATTGCTGTTAATCACAGCGATTGACTGAGCTACATCTTTGCGTTTTTCAGCAAACCGATTGGCGGAAACAACCACTTCTTCCATCGAAAAAGCGCTTTGTTTCAGATAAACAGTGTAGTTGCTGACGTTTAAATCGGCAATTGTTATGGTAGCAGGCTGATAATCAGGATGAGTGATTACCATTTCTTTGCCTTTGAGCGAGGACAGCTCCAAACCACCTTTTGCGTCGGTAAAATAGGTGGTTTGGTCCACTACAACCATTACTTTTTCAATGGGTTGCAGAGTTGTTTCGTTGAGAAATGTGACTGTTTGCGAAAACGCAGTTACAGAACACATCACAACGATGAATGTAAGTATTCGTTTCATTGAATTGAAATTGTACAGGAAGCGCATCACTACATGTGTAGTATCCAACCGCAGCTGGTTCCGCCTGTATGATTACTAAACTGATAATAAAATAGTTCCAGGAAATGTTATGGAAATCCTTACGCATAACATACAAAAGAACCTGTTTAGCAATTGCTTTCCGGAGGCTGGAATGTTGGAATAAGGTTAGTAGAAGAAATACTTTCCGAATAGTCAAAAAAGGGATGCTGATCTATGGAAAACTGCCCGTTGAATAAGGGAATACCTATTCGTTTTTCGGGTGCCATCTTCACGGTTTCAATGGTTGTTTTTCGACTGTTATTTTCTACGTCATCGTCTTCCCATGCCTTTTGTGTTAATTCAGTAATTCTGCGATCTATCGCTGATTCTTTCGTGTCTTTCCAGCACCAATAGTGCATCCGTTTGCCAACCTTATTACGCGAAACGATGTCATACTTTTGATTGCGGAAACTAAATTCACCGGAATGTTCCCATTCTAACTGCATTTTCTCTTCCGCAGCGGTAAACGTCAATAAAACAAGCTCTTTTTTGTTTAATCCCTTCAGCAAAGTGGCTTTTACCTCACGCCGCACCAATTTACGTTCATAGCGAAGCCATAAATAAGTACCTCCCACCGGAAGGGTGAAGCAAATCAACAAACAGATAGCCACTAATCTTTGCACTTATTCAAGATATCGAAAACGCCAAATTACCATTTTTTCGCACCCAATCTTTTTCAAAAACAGCAAGAAATTGGAAGCCTGATTAATTAAACGTAAGAAATTGCAAAAGGTCAACTGGTGAGGTCAACCTTTTTCAAAAGAAATACCTGTAAGCTAGGGACGCATCCCGAGCCTACAGGTATATATGTATCTTGAGCCTACGGATTAAATCCTGAACAAAACAGCAAAGATCAACCGGTTTTCCGACTTCACCAGGTCGGGTCGCCAGTCAGGATCAAGTACAGCAGTACCATAACCTGTTTGGGAAGTGACACCTCCCGCGCCGGCAAAATACGGCACATTGGCACTTCGATGCACAAATTCAATTCGAAACGTAACACTTTGATTGGGCATGAAATCGATATTCGTAGAACAATCCCAGCCTTTAAATACGTCACCAGGATTGGCACTATAAGGAAATGCACCTTCGGTTTGAGTGGGATTATTGGGATCGGGAAGCGGACTGGCCTCGCCGGTTGGGTACAAAACCAAATATCTTCCCGGGTTGGTCATCAATCCGCCACCGATTGTCCAGGCCATTTTGCCCTTGGCAAACCAGATCCGGTTGTAAAACATACAACTTGCGAAATACTGCGCCGGCCCGTGAAGCGAATCTCCGTTTTTGAAACCGTTGACACCACCACCTTTTTCAAAACCAATATCACCGGTCAGTGAAAAGGCCGCTCTTGTAATTCGTTTCGAAGCCGGACGGTTAAAATAACGCACCAACACGCTGTTATCACTGTGAAAACGCTTGCGATCTGGCAAACCCGCAGCATCGGTCCCATAATAATTGTTGGTGATCAATTTGAAGTTACTCGTCGGGTTCCAGGTAATGTTTCCTCCAATTCCGGGCATGCTGTTAAACCGCCCGTAACTTTGCCAGCCGTTGATAACCCATGGTTCTATTTTCAGGTGTTTTGTCGGGTGAATTTGCACGCGAACGCCATTGAAAAACCACGGAGTATTATCAGAAGTAAACGACGCCTGGTATTCCCAATTCTCACACTGATAAAAGGAATTGAGCCCAATGTAAGACATAAACAAACCTGCATCAACATTGATTCCGTACCATTTATTGAAATGATATCCGGCATAAGCTTCGCTCAGATAACGGTACACATTCGCCAGTTGATATTGCCCTTTATAAGGACTGACATCATTTCGGGGAACAACGACAGAACGCGTACCGAACTGCGTCATGAACCGCGCGCGGGCATTTTTGTAATTGAAATCGCCCCCAAAATGCAGCGCAGAAAGCGTGACCTCATTGTTTCGTGCCAAAGCAGTTGAACCGACTACCGTATTGTCATTCGGATTGTTGAACGAATACGTGTAATTCAGATCAATCATCACGCTTGGAGTGAAATACCTAAGATCTTTAAAAATTGATTCCGTTCGGCGGTCGTTGCCGTTAGCCCATGACAGATCAATGTCTTCGAAGGGAAGTTTTTGCGCACTATCTTCTTGTGCATGTAAAGTCATTCCCGCAAGTAAAGCCGGGAAAAGTATCTGTAATTTCATCATGTTGTTTTAATTAATCCGGGTTAATTCTACGGGTCCACATGGCTGAAAGACCAACGGAATTTGTTCAATGATCACATCGTTTTTATCCAGGCCGAATGCAGACTCATCGCTTTGCCCGAGGCGTTTTAAAAAGAAGTAGGAATTCAGCAAGACACCTTCTTTCAGCGTAAATTCATTTTCAACGGAAAGAAATTTCTGGAAGACCACAAACTTAAAATCGGGGCTTGAGTTGTATTTCGTAGAGCCATCGGGACGCAGGTGTAAATTCAATTCCTGGTCATCCACCAGATCCTGTACAATTTTCTTGAAGTACAATTCGGTTTTCGGCTGAATCCGGAACCCGATATTGATCGTTACTTTGATTACCTTATCATCTATCAATTCGGAAACATCGTAGGTCAATGTATACGGTTGTTCGGTCCGGTTGATATGCACAAACCAGTAGACATCAGCACGTTTTGGTTTCTTAGCGAAAATCGATTGAATGATTTTTCCTTCTATTTCATGCCGGTTATTGGCTTTGGTGAGATAAACCAAATGTGTTGCCAGTTTCGGAATTTCCTCATCGTAAGAAAGTTCGTCGATTTGTGGCGTGTATTTTCCAAAATCTTCAAATTTGGTGAACCGGTTGTTGATTTTCCGCGCAAAATACCAGGTATACATCGTGAGAAAGATGAACAGTTCAAAGAAGAGGAACATCCATCGTTCCTTTATTTTGGCAACGTTTGCGATGAAAAAAGAAATTTCAACCGTGGCGAATACCACTAACAAAGACACCACTAAAATCATGTTCCATTTCAGTTTATAAATCAGGAAATAGCTGAGTAAAATAGTGGTCATCATCATCGCAATGGTGATCGAAAACCCATAAGCGGCTTCCATGTGGCTCGATTCCCTGAAATAAAGAATCATCAGAATACACCCGAACCACAGCATGGTGTTGACGCTTGGTATATAGATTTGTCCTTTCGACTCGGAAGGTTGCCTTACCGCAACACGTGGCCAGAAATTCAGGTTCATCCCTTCGCTTACCAATGTAAAACTGCCGCTGATGAGTGCCTGCGAAGCAATAATAGTTGCGGCTGTTGCAATAAGAATACTTGGAATCAGGAACCAATGAGGTATTATTTCAAAAAACGGATTTCTGCCGTCTAACAAAGATGAACCCTGATTCATTGACCAGGCGGCTTGTCCCAGGTAGCTGGCAAGTAAACTTACTTTCACAAATGCCCAGGTAATCCGAATATTACGCACGCCGCAATGTCCCAAATCGGAATATAAAGCTTCGGCTCCGGTTGTA
Encoded proteins:
- a CDS encoding potassium transporter Kup; translated protein: MSKLKPGVKSKVTAASLLVALGIIYGDIGTSPLYALRAVIGEREITETLVYGGVSCIFWTLVLQTTIKYIWLTLKADNEGEGGIFSLYALVRRYGKRLVIPAILGATALLADGIITPPISVASAVEGLGMVNGLEQTIVPGNSLTIGIVVVILSLLFFFQRYGTHVIGRSFGPIMAIWFLMIFVVGLGQIILFPDVLKALNPAYAVELLTNYPQGFWLLGAVFLCTTGAEALYSDLGHCGVRNIRITWAFVKVSLLASYLGQAAWSMNQGSSLLDGRNPFFEIIPHWFLIPSILIATAATIIASQALISGSFTLVSEGMNLNFWPRVAVRQPSESKGQIYIPSVNTMLWFGCILMILYFRESSHMEAAYGFSITIAMMMTTILLSYFLIYKLKWNMILVVSLLVVFATVEISFFIANVAKIKERWMFLFFELFIFLTMYTWYFARKINNRFTKFEDFGKYTPQIDELSYDEEIPKLATHLVYLTKANNRHEIEGKIIQSIFAKKPKRADVYWFVHINRTEQPYTLTYDVSELIDDKVIKVTINIGFRIQPKTELYFKKIVQDLVDDQELNLHLRPDGSTKYNSSPDFKFVVFQKFLSVENEFTLKEGVLLNSYFFLKRLGQSDESAFGLDKNDVIIEQIPLVFQPCGPVELTRIN
- a CDS encoding 6-carboxytetrahydropterin synthase QueD, producing MKQGDTIRVTKQFSFDMAHALEGYDGPCKNIHGHTYRLAVTVSGKLINDPSHPKNGMVIDFTDFKSIVQKQVVKVFDHSLVLQRCSVFAQLLHQQIKENNILLTDYQPSCENLVIDCKNRIISHLPEEITLESVRLDETPTSYAEWFRTDNL